The following proteins are co-located in the Streptomyces sp. DT2A-34 genome:
- a CDS encoding excinuclease ABC subunit UvrA, whose translation MTAPHVADSHDLIRVHGARENNLKDVSIEIPKRRLTVFTGVSGSGKSSLVFDTIAAESQRLINETYSAFLQGFMPNLARPEVDVLDGLTTAITVDQQRMGSDPRSTVGTATDANAMLRILFSRLGKPHIGPPGAYSFNVASVSASGGFTVDRGADKTKTEKVSFSRTGGMCTHCEGRGSVSDIDLTQLFDDSKSLSEDPFTIPTYTGDGWVVRVITESGFFDKEKPIREYSKKERHDFLYREPTKVKINGINLTYEGLIPKIQKTFLAKDRESMQPHIRAFVDRAVTFAECPECDGTRLSVPARSSKIGEVNIADACKMEIRDLAEWVRGIAEPSVAPLLAKLQHSLDSFVEIGLGYLSLDRASGTLSGGEAQRIKMIRHLGSSLTDVTYVFDEPTIGLHPHDIQRMNNLLLRLRDKGNTVLVVEHKPETIAIADHVVDLGPGAGTAGGTVCFEGTLEGLRRSDTVTGRHLGDRAALKESVRKPTGTLAIRGATANNLQNVDVDIPLGVLCVVTGVAGSGKSSLVHGSIPAPEGVVSVDQTAIRGSRRSNPATYTGLLDPVRKAFAKANGVKPALFSANSEGACPTCNGAGVIYTDLAIMQSVATTCEECEGKRFDASVLEYHLGGRDISEVLAMSVTEAEEFFRAGEARIPAAHKIVERMADVGLGYLTLGQPLTTLSGGERQRLKLAVHMGDKGGVYVLDEPTTGLHLADVEQLLGLLDRLVDSGKSVIVIEHHQAVMAHADWIIDLGPGAGHDGGRIVFEGTPADLAAERSTLTGEHLAAYVAG comes from the coding sequence ATGACCGCGCCGCACGTTGCCGACAGCCACGACCTGATCCGTGTGCACGGCGCTCGCGAGAACAACCTCAAGGACGTCAGCATCGAGATCCCGAAGCGCCGGCTGACGGTGTTCACCGGAGTCTCCGGCTCGGGCAAGAGCTCGCTCGTCTTCGACACGATCGCCGCCGAGTCGCAGCGGCTGATCAACGAGACGTACAGCGCCTTCCTGCAAGGGTTCATGCCGAACCTGGCGCGGCCCGAGGTCGACGTACTGGACGGGCTGACCACGGCCATCACCGTCGACCAGCAGCGGATGGGGTCCGACCCGCGCTCCACCGTCGGCACCGCCACCGACGCCAACGCCATGCTCCGCATCCTCTTCAGCCGGCTCGGCAAGCCGCACATCGGCCCGCCCGGCGCCTACTCCTTCAACGTCGCCTCGGTCTCCGCGAGCGGCGGCTTCACCGTCGACCGGGGCGCCGACAAGACCAAGACCGAGAAGGTCAGCTTCAGCCGCACCGGCGGCATGTGCACCCACTGCGAGGGGCGGGGCTCGGTCTCCGACATCGATCTCACCCAGCTCTTCGACGACTCGAAGTCGCTGTCCGAGGATCCGTTCACCATCCCCACCTACACCGGGGACGGGTGGGTCGTGCGGGTCATCACCGAATCCGGGTTCTTCGACAAGGAGAAGCCGATCCGCGAGTACAGCAAGAAGGAGCGGCACGACTTCCTCTACCGCGAGCCGACCAAGGTGAAGATCAACGGCATCAACCTCACCTACGAGGGGCTGATCCCGAAGATCCAGAAGACCTTCCTCGCCAAGGACCGCGAGTCGATGCAGCCGCACATCCGGGCCTTCGTGGACCGCGCGGTCACCTTCGCCGAGTGTCCCGAGTGCGACGGCACCCGGCTCAGCGTGCCGGCCCGCTCCTCGAAGATCGGCGAGGTCAACATCGCCGACGCCTGCAAGATGGAGATCCGCGACCTGGCGGAGTGGGTCCGCGGGATAGCGGAGCCGTCCGTGGCGCCGCTGCTCGCCAAGCTGCAGCACAGCCTGGACTCGTTCGTGGAGATCGGCCTCGGTTATCTGTCGCTCGACCGGGCCTCCGGCACGCTCTCCGGCGGCGAGGCGCAGCGCATCAAGATGATCCGGCACCTCGGGTCGTCGCTCACGGACGTCACGTACGTCTTCGACGAGCCGACCATCGGCCTGCACCCCCATGACATCCAGCGGATGAACAACTTGCTGCTGCGCCTGCGCGACAAGGGCAACACCGTGCTGGTCGTGGAACACAAGCCGGAGACGATCGCCATCGCCGACCACGTCGTCGACCTCGGCCCCGGCGCCGGCACGGCGGGCGGCACCGTCTGCTTCGAGGGCACCTTGGAGGGGCTGCGGCGGAGCGACACCGTCACCGGGCGTCATCTCGGTGACCGGGCCGCGCTGAAGGAGTCGGTGCGCAAACCCACCGGGACGCTCGCGATCCGCGGCGCCACGGCGAACAACCTCCAGAACGTCGACGTCGACATCCCGCTCGGCGTGCTCTGCGTCGTCACCGGCGTCGCAGGCTCCGGCAAGAGCTCGCTCGTCCACGGTTCCATCCCGGCACCGGAGGGCGTGGTCTCGGTCGACCAGACCGCGATCCGCGGCTCCAGGCGCAGCAACCCGGCGACGTACACCGGACTGCTCGACCCGGTCCGCAAGGCGTTCGCCAAGGCCAACGGTGTGAAGCCGGCCCTGTTCAGCGCCAACTCCGAGGGCGCCTGCCCCACCTGCAACGGCGCCGGCGTCATCTACACCGACCTGGCCATCATGCAGAGCGTGGCCACCACCTGCGAGGAGTGCGAGGGCAAGCGGTTCGACGCCTCGGTGCTGGAGTACCACCTCGGCGGTCGCGACATCAGCGAGGTGCTCGCGATGTCGGTGACCGAGGCCGAGGAGTTCTTCCGCGCGGGCGAGGCGCGGATTCCGGCCGCGCACAAGATCGTCGAGCGGATGGCGGACGTCGGCCTCGGCTACCTCACCCTCGGCCAGCCGCTGACCACGCTGTCCGGCGGTGAGCGGCAGCGGCTGAAGCTGGCCGTGCACATGGGCGACAAGGGCGGTGTGTACGTCCTCGACGAGCCGACCACCGGCCTCCACCTCGCCGACGTCGAGCAGCTGCTCGGCCTGCTGGACCGGCTCGTCGACTCCGGCAAGTCGGTCATCGTCATCGAGCACCACCAGGCCGTCATGGCGCACGCCGACTGGATCATCGACCTCGGCCCCGGCGCCGGCCACGACGGTGGCCGGATCGTCTTCGAGGGCACCCCCGCCGACCTCGCCGCCGAGCGCTCCACCCTCACCGGTGAGCACCTCGCGGCCTACGTCGCCGGCTGA
- a CDS encoding SCO2524 family protein — MQIKPRQHLLDIWQAIARHSFAGGEWEWGEWGGVSSVADAERLLCLLYPATEIPAFRLDDPDTTQDDVQQALKKAGGRLDLPANIVTAAAEFMRTHTGEDKRPTFAGGYYFGSRDKTKELTEEQRQLGVTDSFSMSITLCLATLGFLKVYETRTRRSDIKETIAELRQATSNRLTAAMVSLLRSFVVNVFDTDAPQGRTLCELLGQGRMSQRQVLNKFQNRFRPLRAAIVESVYLGIDVQEGLKDENQLFECGWAWSMVKDAPEVETSEPIGPQPAGVANAVPYLYFTVVALDGIQDLFSDRTLTLGLLNTEQQKLAEALRLRWELTQQYWSGIARFDADSWPLEDIPWRTTGQRLESEYFSLSVAAILVHDLMRRRATDDDLTRTVGVMERLAERGRITSRMTRDDPMVHQLHNVGVALPLQGSERIGPPMTWSMTDFSAQLLKRTVQLCTLSRNLASHDRLLRLAEDIFDHMWRRRIRDGEGIGLWDNIHAAYPDAEIHKRRVPVSWSITERVTEVMVQAHEMYRQPPIRSLELTELARALLSESAHLLGNEQMEPAPTDAGRHGMELRNIEVKLRRARSLVDEQPGTAYALTLDVLGQLDSLARAREAADRGV, encoded by the coding sequence ATGCAGATCAAGCCACGCCAGCATCTGCTGGACATCTGGCAGGCGATCGCTCGGCACTCTTTCGCCGGGGGAGAGTGGGAGTGGGGCGAATGGGGCGGAGTGAGCAGCGTCGCCGACGCCGAGCGACTGCTCTGCCTGCTGTACCCGGCCACGGAGATCCCCGCGTTCCGGCTGGACGACCCTGACACCACACAGGACGACGTCCAGCAGGCGCTGAAGAAGGCGGGCGGGAGGCTGGACCTCCCGGCCAACATCGTCACGGCCGCGGCCGAGTTCATGCGGACCCACACCGGGGAGGACAAGCGGCCCACCTTCGCCGGGGGTTACTACTTCGGCTCCCGGGACAAGACCAAGGAGCTCACCGAGGAGCAGCGCCAACTCGGCGTGACCGACTCGTTCTCCATGTCGATCACCCTGTGCCTCGCCACGCTCGGCTTCCTCAAGGTCTACGAGACCAGGACCCGGCGCAGCGACATCAAGGAGACGATCGCCGAGCTGCGCCAGGCCACCAGCAACCGGCTCACCGCCGCCATGGTCAGCCTGCTGCGCTCCTTCGTCGTCAACGTCTTCGACACCGACGCCCCCCAGGGCCGTACCCTCTGCGAACTCCTCGGCCAGGGACGGATGTCGCAGCGGCAGGTGCTGAACAAGTTCCAGAACCGCTTCCGTCCGCTGCGCGCGGCGATCGTCGAGAGCGTCTACCTCGGTATCGACGTCCAGGAAGGCCTCAAGGACGAGAACCAACTGTTCGAGTGCGGCTGGGCGTGGAGCATGGTCAAGGACGCTCCCGAGGTCGAGACCAGCGAACCCATCGGGCCGCAGCCCGCGGGCGTCGCCAACGCGGTGCCGTATCTGTACTTCACCGTGGTCGCGCTCGACGGCATCCAGGACCTGTTCTCCGACCGCACGCTCACCCTGGGCCTGCTCAACACCGAGCAGCAGAAGCTCGCCGAGGCGCTCCGGCTGCGCTGGGAGCTCACCCAGCAGTACTGGTCCGGCATCGCCCGCTTCGACGCCGACAGCTGGCCCCTGGAGGACATCCCCTGGCGTACGACGGGACAGCGGCTGGAGTCCGAGTACTTCTCCCTCTCCGTCGCCGCCATCCTCGTGCACGACCTGATGCGGCGCCGGGCCACCGACGACGACCTGACCCGCACCGTCGGCGTCATGGAACGCCTCGCCGAACGCGGCCGCATCACCAGCCGGATGACCCGCGACGACCCGATGGTCCACCAGCTGCACAACGTGGGCGTCGCCCTGCCCCTGCAGGGCAGCGAGCGGATCGGTCCGCCCATGACGTGGTCCATGACCGACTTCTCGGCACAGCTGCTGAAGCGGACCGTCCAGCTGTGCACGCTGTCGCGCAACCTCGCCTCGCACGACCGGCTGCTCAGACTCGCCGAGGACATCTTCGACCACATGTGGCGGCGCCGCATCCGCGACGGCGAGGGCATCGGCCTGTGGGACAACATCCACGCCGCCTACCCCGACGCGGAGATCCACAAGCGGCGCGTCCCGGTGTCCTGGAGTATCACCGAGCGGGTCACCGAGGTGATGGTCCAGGCCCACGAGATGTACCGGCAGCCACCGATCCGCAGCCTCGAACTCACCGAGCTGGCAAGGGCGTTGCTCAGCGAGTCCGCCCACCTGCTGGGCAACGAACAGATGGAACCCGCGCCCACCGACGCCGGCCGGCACGGAATGGAACTCAGGAACATCGAGGTCAAGTTGCGCCGCGCCCGCAGCCTCGTGGACGAACAGCCGGGTACGGCCTACGCGTTGACGCTCGACGTGCTGGGACAGCTCGACTCGCTCGCCCGGGCCCGCGAAGCCGCGGACCGGGGAGTGTGA
- a CDS encoding ABC transporter permease codes for MITVVRILARRIALLVPLMLGIVLFVFLVMRFSDVDPASAFFQGANPTAQQLHDFREENGLLDPLPVRYVAFIADLLHGDMGTSALTRAPVVDQVMTALPLTLQLTFLGLGIAVVLSLLGGVTAAIYRDRLPDQIIRVVSLTGVAAPGFWLALLMIQYLAVDLGWFPTGGYINPADSFTGWLKTMTLPAFALSLPVAAQLTRIVRTAVVEELDKDYVRTAIGSGLPPRVVVGRNVLRNALINPLTVLGLRVGYLLGGAVVIETIFSLPGMGKLMIDAVKNGDPAVVQGVVLTTATGFVVVNLVIDILYLLVNPRLREAT; via the coding sequence GTGATCACCGTCGTCAGGATCCTGGCCCGTCGTATCGCCCTGCTCGTGCCGCTGATGCTCGGCATCGTGCTGTTCGTGTTCCTGGTCATGCGGTTCTCGGACGTCGACCCGGCGTCCGCGTTCTTCCAGGGCGCCAACCCCACCGCCCAGCAGCTGCACGACTTCCGCGAGGAGAACGGCCTGCTCGATCCCCTCCCCGTCCGCTACGTCGCCTTCATCGCCGACCTGCTCCACGGCGACATGGGCACCAGCGCCCTGACCCGGGCGCCGGTCGTCGACCAGGTCATGACCGCGCTGCCGCTCACCCTCCAGCTCACCTTCCTGGGCCTCGGCATCGCGGTCGTACTGTCGCTGCTCGGCGGCGTGACGGCGGCCATCTACCGCGACCGCCTGCCCGACCAGATCATCCGGGTCGTGTCTCTGACGGGTGTGGCCGCGCCCGGCTTCTGGCTGGCGCTGCTGATGATCCAGTACCTCGCCGTCGACCTCGGCTGGTTCCCGACCGGCGGCTACATCAACCCGGCGGATTCCTTCACCGGCTGGCTGAAGACGATGACCCTCCCCGCCTTCGCGCTGTCGCTGCCGGTGGCGGCGCAGCTGACGCGGATCGTGCGCACGGCGGTGGTGGAGGAGCTGGACAAGGACTACGTCCGGACAGCGATCGGCAGCGGCCTGCCGCCGCGGGTGGTCGTCGGCCGAAACGTGCTCCGGAACGCGCTCATCAACCCGCTGACCGTCCTCGGCCTGCGCGTCGGATATCTCCTCGGCGGCGCGGTCGTCATCGAGACGATCTTCTCCCTCCCGGGGATGGGGAAGCTGATGATCGACGCGGTGAAGAACGGTGACCCGGCGGTGGTCCAGGGCGTCGTCCTCACCACGGCGACCGGCTTCGTCGTCGTCAACCTCGTCATCGACATCCTGTATCTGCTGGTCAACCCGCGCCTGCGGGAGGCGACGTGA
- a CDS encoding VOC family protein, with amino-acid sequence MDISIHASFLPHDDPEASLAFYRDALGFEVRTDVGQGKMRWITVGPVGQPGTSILLAPPAADPGITEDERRTITEMMAKGTYGWILLATANVDDTFEKVQASGAEVVQEPTDQPYGIRDCAFRDPAGNLIRIQARG; translated from the coding sequence ATGGACATCTCGATTCACGCCAGCTTTCTCCCGCATGACGACCCGGAGGCCTCCCTGGCCTTCTACCGCGACGCCCTCGGCTTCGAGGTCCGCACCGACGTCGGACAGGGCAAGATGCGCTGGATCACGGTCGGTCCCGTCGGCCAGCCGGGCACGTCCATCCTCCTCGCGCCCCCCGCCGCCGACCCCGGCATCACCGAGGACGAGCGCCGCACGATCACCGAGATGATGGCCAAGGGGACCTATGGATGGATCCTGCTGGCCACCGCGAACGTCGACGACACCTTCGAGAAGGTGCAGGCGAGCGGCGCGGAGGTCGTCCAGGAGCCGACCGACCAGCCGTACGGCATCCGCGACTGCGCCTTCCGCGACCCGGCGGGCAACCTGATCCGTATCCAGGCCCGGGGCTGA
- a CDS encoding GNAT family N-acetyltransferase has protein sequence MAVPEERFPFSGGTTDQAFFADFSDRPLTMRGVTEADLPELLRVDREVFPEEPYPYFVLRQHFDAHGDRFLVLDDGECLHGYVLFVNSSDGYVCWVLSLAVSADQRGRGLGKRLMLEVLRQLRRERVHEVRLTVEPTNAAAIQLYRSLGFSAEGGVHGDYLGPGEDRLIMTLGLGMGAGTGMGTGTGTGMGPGRVPGRG, from the coding sequence ATGGCTGTACCGGAGGAACGTTTCCCTTTCTCGGGCGGCACCACTGACCAGGCATTCTTCGCCGACTTCAGCGACCGGCCGCTGACCATGAGGGGCGTCACCGAGGCGGATCTGCCCGAACTCCTCCGCGTGGACCGGGAGGTCTTCCCCGAGGAGCCGTACCCGTACTTCGTGCTGCGCCAGCACTTCGACGCGCACGGCGACCGCTTCCTCGTCCTCGACGACGGCGAGTGTCTGCACGGCTATGTCCTCTTCGTCAACTCCTCGGACGGCTACGTGTGTTGGGTCCTGAGCCTGGCCGTCAGCGCCGACCAGCGGGGCCGCGGGCTGGGCAAGCGGCTGATGCTGGAAGTGCTGCGGCAGTTGCGCCGGGAGCGGGTCCATGAGGTGCGGCTGACCGTGGAGCCGACGAACGCGGCGGCGATCCAGCTGTACCGGTCGCTGGGGTTCTCGGCCGAGGGAGGAGTGCACGGGGATTATCTGGGCCCCGGGGAGGACCGGCTGATCATGACATTGGGGTTGGGGATGGGAGCGGGGACAGGCATGGGGACGGGGACGGGGACGGGCATGGGGCCGGGGAGGGTGCCAGGGAGGGGGTAA
- a CDS encoding FadR/GntR family transcriptional regulator has translation MPGQPRNSRTSEESRNSRIQRQVMQLIIDRRLQAGALLPTEAELMDDLGVSRNSVREALKALQALDIVEIRHGYGTYVGQASLTPLIDGLTFRTLARHDHDDSGALAEILQVREVLEEGLIRRVAATVTEAELDRLEAVVSRMEVAGRSGRAFPELDREFHELLYASLGNDLVPQLLAAFWTVFRRVSGARGRPDDPSPDLTARWHRDIVTALRARDVEGAQRAMTVHFRGIAARVG, from the coding sequence ATGCCCGGGCAGCCCAGGAACAGTCGTACGTCCGAGGAGTCCAGGAACAGCCGGATCCAGCGTCAGGTCATGCAGTTGATCATCGACCGCAGGCTCCAGGCCGGCGCCCTCCTGCCCACCGAGGCCGAGCTCATGGACGACCTCGGCGTCAGCCGCAACTCCGTCCGCGAGGCGCTCAAGGCGCTCCAGGCTCTCGACATCGTGGAGATCCGGCACGGCTACGGGACGTATGTCGGCCAGGCGTCTTTGACGCCGCTGATCGACGGGTTGACCTTTCGTACGCTCGCCCGGCACGACCACGACGACTCGGGTGCGCTTGCGGAGATCCTTCAGGTGCGGGAGGTACTGGAGGAGGGGTTGATCCGGCGGGTGGCGGCGACGGTCACGGAGGCTGAGCTGGACCGGCTGGAAGCTGTCGTGTCCCGGATGGAGGTGGCGGGGCGGTCGGGGCGGGCCTTTCCCGAGCTGGACCGGGAGTTCCATGAGCTGCTGTACGCCTCGCTCGGCAACGACCTTGTGCCGCAGCTGCTGGCCGCGTTCTGGACGGTGTTCCGGCGGGTGTCCGGGGCTCGGGGGCGGCCGGACGACCCGTCTCCCGATCTCACCGCCCGCTGGCACCGGGACATCGTGACGGCCCTGCGGGCGCGGGATGTGGAGGGGGCGCAGCGGGCGATGACGGTTCACTTCCGTGGGATCGCCGCGAGGGTCGGCTGA
- a CDS encoding SigE family RNA polymerase sigma factor, whose translation MQAETEAQFQEFVRARWSHLVRTAYLLTGDAHHAEDLTQTALAKAYRSWRRVARADNPEAYVRRMLVSCNSDRFRKRRVAESLTAAPPETAGREAGYTGVDERGALLGALAQLPPKQRAVVVMRYWEDLSEAEVADVLGCSIGTVKSQASKGLAKLRTYPGLARMTPSGQGGSR comes from the coding sequence ATGCAGGCCGAAACAGAGGCCCAGTTCCAGGAATTCGTCAGGGCGCGGTGGTCCCACCTGGTGCGGACCGCGTATCTGCTCACGGGCGACGCGCACCATGCCGAGGACCTGACGCAGACGGCGCTGGCGAAGGCGTACCGCTCATGGCGGCGGGTGGCACGCGCCGACAACCCGGAGGCGTATGTCCGGCGGATGCTGGTCAGCTGCAACAGCGACCGTTTCCGCAAGCGACGCGTCGCCGAGTCGCTGACCGCCGCGCCACCGGAGACGGCGGGACGCGAGGCGGGCTACACGGGCGTGGACGAACGGGGCGCGCTGCTCGGCGCGCTCGCCCAACTGCCGCCCAAACAGCGGGCGGTGGTAGTCATGCGCTATTGGGAGGACCTGTCCGAGGCGGAGGTGGCCGACGTGCTCGGCTGCTCCATCGGCACGGTCAAGAGCCAGGCGTCCAAAGGGCTGGCGAAGTTGCGTACGTATCCGGGGCTCGCTCGGATGACGCCGTCCGGACAAGGAGGCAGCAGGTGA
- a CDS encoding SCO2525 family SAM-dependent methyltransferase: MTQRSSGGVQVKNADVPWDEAFDSIAYLDHNYRDLQEEDAEILQIIRDHFGDHFRKQGVGPVSGIDVGAGVNLYPALTMLPWCDEITLFERSSSNVEYLDSQVDSYEENWDKFWTALCRKKAYRSLDVDPREKFRKVVKVEQGDLFELKRYEGRWSVGTMFFVAESMTASPGEFALGVERFMRCLAPGAPFAAAFMAHSQGYHAGEHFFPACDVGESDVYASLERFARDFKVRPLKSSARVRQGYKGMLVAHGWRRNSDVDIPVN, translated from the coding sequence ATGACCCAGAGATCGTCGGGGGGCGTCCAGGTGAAGAATGCCGATGTGCCATGGGACGAGGCATTCGACTCGATCGCCTACCTTGATCACAATTACCGCGACTTACAGGAAGAGGACGCGGAGATCCTGCAGATCATCCGGGATCATTTCGGCGATCATTTCCGGAAGCAGGGCGTCGGGCCGGTTTCCGGTATCGATGTGGGTGCCGGCGTCAATCTCTATCCCGCACTGACCATGCTGCCGTGGTGCGACGAGATCACCCTCTTCGAGCGCTCCTCCTCGAATGTCGAGTACCTGGACAGCCAGGTCGACTCCTACGAGGAGAACTGGGACAAGTTCTGGACGGCCCTGTGCCGGAAGAAGGCCTACCGCTCCCTTGATGTGGACCCGCGTGAGAAGTTCCGCAAGGTCGTCAAGGTCGAGCAGGGTGACCTCTTCGAACTCAAGCGGTACGAGGGACGGTGGTCCGTGGGGACCATGTTCTTCGTCGCCGAGTCGATGACGGCCTCTCCCGGCGAGTTCGCGCTGGGCGTGGAGCGTTTCATGCGGTGCCTCGCCCCCGGTGCCCCGTTCGCCGCCGCTTTCATGGCGCATTCACAGGGTTATCACGCGGGTGAGCATTTCTTCCCCGCGTGTGACGTGGGAGAGTCCGATGTGTACGCGAGCCTGGAGCGGTTTGCGAGGGACTTCAAGGTCAGGCCGCTCAAATCCTCGGCGCGAGTGCGCCAGGGGTACAAGGGCATGCTGGTCGCCCACGGTTGGCGCCGAAATTCGGATGTCGACATTCCGGTCAACTGA
- a CDS encoding ABC transporter substrate-binding protein, producing the protein MTHDVTHDVPALHRRSFLKYTGALGAAAAVSASLSACSSGPQSTNETGGGGGQDRTLTAVIGYGNDGSWDPTQTASAFCMAANNHIYEGLLDTDPISREPYAALATQVPADPNATTWKFTLRAGAKFHDGKPVTADDVVFVFDRILDPKTQTLAKGFFASWLKEVRKIDAQNVELVLKFPFPDGISRLTLAKIMPKHVFSQPGAWEDAIKGKAIGSGPYRQTAHHPKSNTTFEAFADYNGPRKPAFKKMNWLTIVDAAPRVARISGASAGAQIADNIPYANIKQLESGGLTVAGGAGMNNLFLMFNTQHKPFDDVRVRQALHYAIDTEKMIEVALKGHGQPSSSFLNEANPSYRRAKTVYDHDPDKAKALLKEAGVSGLEIEILAVNVSWIVDCLPTIKASWDAIGVKTTLSPQETTAVFTKMDQKQDYQVVAAASNPNQFGLDADLIMHYNYGPENLWMQYTRWADNSVAKALFKDMDRATQESDTEKKKTMIQDYIDVVAEQAVLYPVVHNELMTAWNPKQLTGIRAQPYPGINLLQAKWA; encoded by the coding sequence GTGACCCACGACGTGACCCACGACGTGCCGGCGCTGCACCGCCGGTCGTTCCTGAAGTACACCGGCGCGCTGGGCGCGGCCGCCGCCGTCTCCGCGTCGCTGTCGGCCTGTTCGTCGGGGCCTCAGTCCACGAACGAGACCGGCGGGGGCGGCGGCCAGGACCGGACGCTCACCGCGGTCATCGGCTACGGCAACGACGGCAGCTGGGACCCCACCCAGACGGCGTCCGCCTTCTGCATGGCCGCCAACAACCACATCTACGAGGGCCTCCTCGACACGGACCCGATCTCAAGGGAGCCGTACGCCGCCCTCGCCACCCAGGTGCCGGCCGACCCGAACGCCACGACCTGGAAGTTCACGCTGCGCGCGGGCGCCAAGTTCCACGACGGGAAGCCGGTCACGGCCGACGACGTCGTCTTCGTCTTCGACCGGATCCTCGACCCGAAGACGCAGACCCTCGCCAAGGGGTTCTTCGCGAGCTGGCTGAAGGAAGTGCGGAAGATCGACGCGCAGAACGTCGAGCTGGTGCTCAAGTTCCCCTTCCCCGACGGGATTTCGCGGCTCACCCTCGCCAAGATCATGCCGAAGCACGTGTTCTCCCAGCCGGGCGCCTGGGAGGACGCCATCAAGGGCAAGGCGATCGGCTCGGGGCCGTACCGGCAGACCGCGCACCACCCGAAGTCCAACACCACCTTCGAGGCGTTCGCCGACTACAACGGCCCGCGCAAGCCCGCCTTCAAGAAGATGAACTGGCTGACGATCGTGGACGCGGCGCCGCGCGTGGCCAGGATCTCGGGTGCCAGCGCCGGTGCGCAGATCGCGGACAACATCCCGTACGCCAACATCAAGCAGCTGGAGAGCGGCGGGCTGACCGTCGCGGGCGGCGCCGGGATGAACAACCTCTTCCTGATGTTCAACACCCAGCACAAGCCCTTCGACGACGTACGCGTCCGTCAGGCGCTGCACTACGCCATCGACACCGAGAAGATGATCGAGGTGGCACTGAAGGGGCACGGGCAGCCTTCGTCCTCCTTCCTCAACGAGGCCAACCCCAGCTACCGGCGCGCGAAGACCGTCTACGACCACGACCCCGACAAGGCGAAGGCGCTGCTGAAGGAGGCCGGGGTCAGCGGGCTGGAGATCGAGATCCTGGCCGTCAACGTGAGCTGGATCGTGGACTGTCTGCCGACCATCAAGGCGTCCTGGGACGCGATCGGCGTCAAGACCACCCTCTCCCCGCAGGAGACGACGGCCGTCTTCACCAAGATGGACCAGAAGCAGGACTACCAGGTGGTCGCCGCCGCCTCGAACCCCAACCAGTTCGGCCTCGACGCCGACCTGATCATGCATTACAACTACGGCCCCGAGAACCTGTGGATGCAGTACACGCGGTGGGCCGACAACTCCGTCGCCAAGGCGCTCTTCAAGGACATGGACCGGGCGACCCAGGAGTCGGACACCGAGAAGAAGAAGACGATGATCCAGGACTACATCGACGTCGTCGCCGAACAGGCCGTGCTCTACCCGGTCGTCCACAACGAGCTGATGACGGCCTGGAACCCGAAGCAGCTCACCGGGATAAGGGCACAGCCGTATCCCGGCATCAACCTCCTCCAGGCCAAGTGGGCCTAG
- a CDS encoding helix-turn-helix transcriptional regulator: MDREYAQPLDVEALARGVHMSAGHLSREFKTAYGESPYGYLMTRRIERAMALLRRGDLSVTEVCFEVGCSSLGTFSTRFTELVGMSPSAYRRQTADATAGIPSCVAKQVTRPMRNRPAPFSLAAAVNGVVPGGEPQPS; this comes from the coding sequence ATGGACCGGGAGTACGCGCAGCCGCTGGACGTCGAAGCGCTCGCGCGCGGCGTGCACATGTCGGCCGGGCACCTCAGCCGCGAATTCAAGACCGCCTACGGCGAGTCGCCCTACGGCTACCTGATGACGCGGCGCATCGAGCGCGCGATGGCGCTGCTGCGCCGGGGCGACCTCAGTGTCACCGAGGTCTGCTTCGAGGTCGGCTGCTCCTCGCTGGGCACCTTCAGCACGCGCTTCACCGAGCTGGTCGGCATGTCCCCCAGCGCGTACCGGCGCCAGACGGCGGACGCGACGGCCGGGATCCCGTCCTGCGTGGCGAAGCAGGTGACCCGGCCGATGAGGAACCGGCCGGCGCCGTTCAGCCTGGCGGCCGCGGTGAACGGCGTGGTGCCGGGCGGCGAGCCGCAGCCGTCGTAA